In Pseudoxanthomonas sp., one genomic interval encodes:
- a CDS encoding response regulator — MTSRPTVLLCDDSRALRMLAARQLSDCGFHVVGEAGNGNEAFDQYQVLKPDVVLLDLVMPECDGKQALARILSHDPGARVVILSSLGAQSDIEECLKLGAKSYLQKPIDPEVMDRVLQEAVA; from the coding sequence ATGACGTCACGTCCTACCGTCCTGCTGTGCGACGACTCGCGCGCCCTGCGCATGCTCGCCGCACGCCAGTTGTCCGACTGCGGCTTCCACGTCGTCGGTGAAGCCGGCAACGGCAACGAAGCTTTCGACCAGTACCAGGTACTGAAGCCCGACGTGGTGCTGCTCGACCTGGTGATGCCGGAATGCGACGGCAAGCAGGCCCTCGCCCGTATCCTCTCGCACGATCCCGGCGCCCGCGTGGTCATCCTCAGCTCGCTCGGCGCGCAGAGCGACATCGAGGAGTGCCTGAAGCTGGGTGCGAAATCGTACCTGCAGAAGCCCATCGATCCGGAAGTGATGGATCGCGTGCTGCAAGAAGCGGTCGCCTGA
- a CDS encoding chemotaxis protein CheX, translating to MAAKFLGQFLLERGTITSAQLLAALDAQRASNPLLGELAVHHQMLDAAQARRINDRQRAEDRRFGDIALEMGLLDAGQLDVLLTAQKKGRKLFGQILVEQGALTAEQLEAELVAHRRDLDEANHALALGIAGHSLADMATSAIRVSNRLFPRLLGSQCQASGIADAAALAACDATAHVRIDAGSESMLIGIGCGRATMQAIACSLLSITPDQCDDDLAIDALGELVNVLMGYVVRDTLADDTSYRAHPPSTALSAADLAARESTLALSMASQRGDFVLIVG from the coding sequence ATGGCAGCGAAATTCCTGGGCCAGTTCCTGCTGGAACGCGGCACCATCACCTCCGCACAACTGCTGGCCGCGCTGGACGCGCAGCGCGCCTCCAATCCCCTGCTCGGCGAACTCGCCGTGCATCACCAGATGCTGGATGCCGCCCAGGCGCGCCGCATCAACGACCGCCAGCGCGCCGAGGATCGCCGCTTCGGCGACATCGCGCTGGAAATGGGATTGCTGGACGCCGGCCAGCTGGATGTCCTGCTAACGGCCCAGAAGAAGGGTCGCAAGCTGTTCGGGCAGATCCTGGTCGAACAGGGCGCGCTGACCGCCGAGCAGCTGGAGGCGGAACTGGTGGCGCACCGCCGCGACCTGGACGAAGCCAACCACGCGCTCGCCCTCGGCATTGCCGGCCACTCGCTCGCCGACATGGCCACCAGCGCGATCCGCGTCAGCAACCGCCTGTTCCCGCGCCTGCTGGGCAGCCAGTGCCAGGCATCCGGCATCGCCGATGCCGCCGCCCTCGCCGCCTGCGATGCCACCGCGCACGTCCGCATCGACGCGGGCTCGGAGTCCATGCTGATCGGCATCGGCTGCGGCCGCGCGACCATGCAGGCGATCGCCTGCTCCCTGCTGTCGATCACGCCCGACCAGTGCGACGACGACCTCGCCATCGACGCACTGGGAGAACTGGTCAACGTGCTGATGGGCTACGTGGTGCGCGACACGCTGGCCGACGATACGAGCTATCGTGCGCATCCGCCGAGCACGGCGCTGTCCGCCGCCGACCTGGCCGCGCGCGAGAGCACGCTGGCGCTGTCGATGGCGTCGCAGCGCGGCGACTTCGTGCTGATCGTCGGCTGA